TTTGCTCTTTTAGGTATGTCCATGTCACAGGTATGGCTGGGACTGTTGTTTATTTTATTTTTCGGTGTTTACCTAGGAATCCTGCCGACACAGGGGTATGGTTCGTTCCGTAATTTGATTTTGCCGGCATTGACCTTAGGACTGCCGCTGGCGGCATTAGTGACGCGGATGCTTCGGTCCGGCATGTACGAAGTGCTTCAGGAGGATTACATAACGGCTACGAAGGCACGCGGAATCAGCAACTGGAAGGTCTATACCAAATATGCTCTTAAGAATGCACTGCTCCCAACGATTACAATTATCGGTATGCAGATTGGGCAATTGCTGGCCGGGGCAATCATCGTTGAGCAGGTGTTTGGATGGCCGGGTCTTGGAAGCCTGACGGTCAAGGCAATCAACATGCGGGATTTTCCGCTGATTCAGTCGATTCTTTTGGTTTCAGCGGCGTTATTTGTGGCGATAAACATTCTGGTAGACATCATCTATGTGGTGGTCGATCCCCGGATGAATCTGGATTAGGGGGTAATATAGATGAAGAAAAGTGAATTATTCAGAAGGATGAAAAAGTCCAAATTCTTTATTATCGGCTCACTGATTGCGGTGATTGTCATCTTGGTTGCTTTCACTTCTCCGTTATTTGTGGTTCACGATCCGATTCAGTCAGATTTACGTAAGCGGCTGATATCACCAGAATTCTTAGCCGGTGGTATTCGTGGACATATTCTGGGTACGGATGCACTGGGGCAGGATATTTTCACCCGACTGGTCATGGGCTGTCGGATTTCCCTGCTGATCGCGGCGGCAGGCGTGTTGATTCCGGCAGTGATCGGAACCGCACTAGGAGCAATTGCCGGTTACTTTGGCGGATCGATCGACAATGTGATTATGCGTATCTGTGACATCCAGCTCTCGATCCCAACCATGGTTCTGGCGATTACCGTTATGGCAATTTTCGGCAACAGTGTTCCTAATCTGCTGCTGGTTCTGGCTGTTGTCGGCTGGACCTCCTACACCAGGGTTGTGCGGGGGAGTGTCATGGGTATCCGTAATTCGGAGTTTATCCAAGCGTCTCGGGTACTGGGAGCATCCAATGCCAGAATCCTGATTACCCAGATTCTGCCTTGCGTGCTGACACCTTTGATTATTCTGATGAGTCAGCAGATTGGTTTTGTTATTTTGACAGAAGCAAACTTAAGCTTTCTTGGAATGGGAGTACCGCTGCCGCAGCCTTCTCTTGGCTCCATGATTGCGGATGGCCGGGAGTATATTGCAACCGCTCCCTGGACGGTTGTGGTTCCAGGTGTCACCCTTATGATTATCGTGTTGGCGTTTAATTTCCTCGGTGACGGAGTGCGGGACATTCTCGATCCAAAGAATAAAGATTAGGAATGGGAGAGTAAACGATGGCTAAACTATTGGAGATTAAAGGCCTGCAGGTGGAATACAGGACCGGGCGGGCAACGGCTAAAGCCTTAAATGGAATCAACTTATCGATTGAAAAGGGGGAAGCACTGGGGCTGGTCGGTGAGACCGGAGCAGGAAAAACAACAATTGCACTTTCGGCTTTAAATTTGTTGCCTGCCGATGTCGGCAAAATCACAGGCGGTTCTATCCATTTTGATGGAGAATCCGTATTGGATATGAATGAGAAAAGCTTGGAAGGAATGCGCGGCAATAAGATTTCCATGATCTTTCAGAATCCGCTGAGTTCATTAAATCCGCTGTTTACCGTTGGTGAGCAGATCTCAATGGTATTGCGCAAGCATGAAAATCTCAGCCAGAAAGATGCCCTTAAGAAAGCGGAAGGGTTGCTTGAGATGGTCGGTATTGCCAAATACCGTCTGGAAGATTATCCGCACCAGTTTTCTGGAGGAATGCGTCAGAGGGTAGGTATCGCAGCCGCTCTGGCCTGCAATCCGGAACTGTTGATTGCTGATGAGCCTACAACTGCGTTGGATGTTACGATTCAGGCACAGATTTTGGAACTGATGAAAGAACTGCAGAGAAAACGTTCCAGTTCCTTGCTCATGATTACCCACAATCTGGGGATTATCGCCGAGCTGTGTCAAAAGGTGGCGGTCATTTATGCAGGGACGATTATTGAGTATGGTACGGTCAGGGAAGTTTTTACCAACCCTCAACACTGGTATACCAAAGGGCTGCTGGGGGCAATCCCCAGTCTGACGGGCCCGCGTAACCGTCTGACGTTTATTCCGGGGAATGTGGCAAATGCTAATGCTCTGCCGACCGGATGTAAATTTCATCCCCGCTGCAGCTATTGCACTGAACAATGCAAACAAGAGATGCCGGCATTACACGAATTTTCAGATGGACATTTTGTCGCATGCTGGGAGCGGGAGGGGCAGTGAAGATGAATAATACAATGAAACATGAACAGTTACCTCTGATTGAGGTACAGAACTTATATAAGCATTTTAAGGTGAAGAATAAAGGCATGCTGCATGCGGTGGATGGCATCAGCTTTTCCGTCCAGCCGGGGGAGACACTTGGTCTGGTTGGAGAATCTGGATGCGGAAAATCGACGGTTGGAAATGTCATCATGCGGCTGCATCAGGCAACGGATGGAAAGGTGTTGTTTAAAGGCAGCAATGTACTTGAGTCCAAAGGACTGGAGAGTATGGAGTATAAGAAGAAAATTCAGATTATCTTCCAGGATCCGTACTCATCGCTGAATCCGAAAAAGACCATTAACAGCATTATGCAGGAGGCTTACAGCATTCATAATTTATGTTCTGGTACGGAACGGCAAAAGAAAATTGAAGAGATTATTGAGCTGTGCGGCCTTGAAAAGTATGTCCTTGAAAAGTATCCGCATGAATTGGATGGCGGAAAACGCCAGTTGATTGGGATTGCCCGGGCATTGTCATTGGGACCGGAGTTTATTGTCTGTGATGAGCCGGTATCTTCCCTGGATGTCTCAATCCAGGCAACGATCATCAATCTTTTGATGGATCTCCAAAAAAAGATGAACCTGTCCTTTTTGTTCATTTCCCATGACCTCAGTGTGGTGCGTCATATTTCCCAGCGGGTTGCAGTGATGTATCTGGGGCAGATTATTGAGATCGCGGATACGGATGATATTTTTGCGGATGCTTATCACCCCTATACGATTGCTTTGCTGTCGGCAGTGCCGAAGCTTGACTTTGAAGACAAGAACAGCCGTATTGTTTTAAAAGGTGATGTTCCCAGCCCGATCAATCCTTCCGATGGGTGCCGGTTTGCTCCGCGGTGTTTTATGGCAAAGGAGATTTGCAAAACGGAGAAGCCGGAACTGAAAGAAGTGGGTGAAGGACATTGCGTTGCATGTCATTTTTATGAGGAAAGCCAGAAACGTGCCAGAGAAATTGAGCTTGGCATGGCGGCTGATAAAGACGGAGGACATAATGGATACAAAGATTAGAGACATCAGGGTGATTTTTACCGCACCGGAAGGGATTAATCTGGTGGTGGTGAAGGTGGATACCAACCAGCCCGGGCTTTACGGCCTGGGGTGTGCAACCTTTGCATATCGCCATCTGGCGATAAAAACGGTAGTCGATGAATATTTAAAGCCATTGCTGGTGGGACGGGATGTAGACCGGATTGAGGACCTGTGGCAATTGATGCACCAGAATGCCTATTGGCGTAACGGGCCGATTGAGAACAATGCGATTTCCGGTGTCGATATGGCTCTTTGGGATATCAAGGGCAAGATGGCAGGGATGCCTGTTTATCAGTTATTTGGCGGCAAATGCCGGGAGGGTATTCCGGTTTACCGCCATGCGGATGGGCGTGATGTAGAAGAGGTTTGTGATAATATCCTGAAGTTTCAAGCCATGGGAATTACCAATATCCGCTGCCAGTGCGGTGGTTATGGGGGCGACAGCTATGGAACGGTACCGAAAACCGCACCACTGGGAGCTCTGCCTGGGATTTATCTTGACTCGGGGGAATACATACGCAATACCGTAAAATTATTTGAAGGAATAAGAGCGAAAATTGGATATGAGATGAATCTGGTTCATGATGTTCATGAACGGATTGCACCGATTGAGGCAATTAAGCTGGCCCGGGCCTTGGAGCCGTTTGATTTATTCTTTTTGGAGGATCCGGTTCCGATTGAACAGCTTCCCTGGCTTCGGAATTTGCGAGGCCAGACCAGTATCCCGATTGCTGAAGGGGAATTATTTAATAATAGTGTAGAATGGAAACAGATTATCGCAGAGCAGTTGATTGACTTTATCCGGGTTCATATCAGTCAGGTTGGAGGGATTACCCCGGCCAAAAAGTTACAGGTGTTTGCGGAACAATATGGTGTGAGGACGGCCTGGCACGGTCCCGGAGATATGTCTCCGATTGCCCATGCCGCCAATATCCATATTGACTTGGCAGCACCGAACTTTGGTGTTCAGGAGTGGTCAGGAATTGAACCGCCGAACTTTGTGATCCAGGATTTGAAAGGGCCGCATGGAGCGTTGTTGGAGGTTTTTCCGGGATTACCGGAATTTAAAGATGGTTATGTGTATGCC
This genomic stretch from Lacrimispora sphenoides harbors:
- a CDS encoding ABC transporter permease produces the protein MQNFMRFMAKRLLSAIIVLFGVSVVAFTLMRLAPGNPAALMLADNATPEQIAAVEVKMGLDKPLIQQYLIYISGVLRGNLGTSIFFNRSCGELIFGRLPATGILTFSAVLVSILVSFPMGIISGIKKGSAIDFGSMVFALLGMSMSQVWLGLLFILFFGVYLGILPTQGYGSFRNLILPALTLGLPLAALVTRMLRSGMYEVLQEDYITATKARGISNWKVYTKYALKNALLPTITIIGMQIGQLLAGAIIVEQVFGWPGLGSLTVKAINMRDFPLIQSILLVSAALFVAINILVDIIYVVVDPRMNLD
- a CDS encoding ABC transporter permease translates to MKKSKFFIIGSLIAVIVILVAFTSPLFVVHDPIQSDLRKRLISPEFLAGGIRGHILGTDALGQDIFTRLVMGCRISLLIAAAGVLIPAVIGTALGAIAGYFGGSIDNVIMRICDIQLSIPTMVLAITVMAIFGNSVPNLLLVLAVVGWTSYTRVVRGSVMGIRNSEFIQASRVLGASNARILITQILPCVLTPLIILMSQQIGFVILTEANLSFLGMGVPLPQPSLGSMIADGREYIATAPWTVVVPGVTLMIIVLAFNFLGDGVRDILDPKNKD
- a CDS encoding ABC transporter ATP-binding protein; protein product: MAKLLEIKGLQVEYRTGRATAKALNGINLSIEKGEALGLVGETGAGKTTIALSALNLLPADVGKITGGSIHFDGESVLDMNEKSLEGMRGNKISMIFQNPLSSLNPLFTVGEQISMVLRKHENLSQKDALKKAEGLLEMVGIAKYRLEDYPHQFSGGMRQRVGIAAALACNPELLIADEPTTALDVTIQAQILELMKELQRKRSSSLLMITHNLGIIAELCQKVAVIYAGTIIEYGTVREVFTNPQHWYTKGLLGAIPSLTGPRNRLTFIPGNVANANALPTGCKFHPRCSYCTEQCKQEMPALHEFSDGHFVACWEREGQ
- a CDS encoding ABC transporter ATP-binding protein, which translates into the protein MNNTMKHEQLPLIEVQNLYKHFKVKNKGMLHAVDGISFSVQPGETLGLVGESGCGKSTVGNVIMRLHQATDGKVLFKGSNVLESKGLESMEYKKKIQIIFQDPYSSLNPKKTINSIMQEAYSIHNLCSGTERQKKIEEIIELCGLEKYVLEKYPHELDGGKRQLIGIARALSLGPEFIVCDEPVSSLDVSIQATIINLLMDLQKKMNLSFLFISHDLSVVRHISQRVAVMYLGQIIEIADTDDIFADAYHPYTIALLSAVPKLDFEDKNSRIVLKGDVPSPINPSDGCRFAPRCFMAKEICKTEKPELKEVGEGHCVACHFYEESQKRAREIELGMAADKDGGHNGYKD
- a CDS encoding enolase C-terminal domain-like protein produces the protein MDTKIRDIRVIFTAPEGINLVVVKVDTNQPGLYGLGCATFAYRHLAIKTVVDEYLKPLLVGRDVDRIEDLWQLMHQNAYWRNGPIENNAISGVDMALWDIKGKMAGMPVYQLFGGKCREGIPVYRHADGRDVEEVCDNILKFQAMGITNIRCQCGGYGGDSYGTVPKTAPLGALPGIYLDSGEYIRNTVKLFEGIRAKIGYEMNLVHDVHERIAPIEAIKLARALEPFDLFFLEDPVPIEQLPWLRNLRGQTSIPIAEGELFNNSVEWKQIIAEQLIDFIRVHISQVGGITPAKKLQVFAEQYGVRTAWHGPGDMSPIAHAANIHIDLAAPNFGVQEWSGIEPPNFVIQDLKGPHGALLEVFPGLPEFKDGYVYANDKPGLGVDMNETEAAKYPCENCVVTWTQTRRRDGALQTP